The Flavobacterium galactosidilyticum nucleotide sequence CTAATTCAACAAGAATGCCGTTCCAAAGATCTTTCGATTGCTGAGCGATCAATTTTCCAAAATCGGTATTGACAATTGTATCCGGTTTATATTTAAGAGTGAGTGGTACCTCATTATTAAAACTCAGTAAAATAAAATCATTATTCAATACAAATGTTAATTGAATTAGATTTTGGTACAGATAGTAAGCACTGATATAGCCTGATGCCAGATTTATTTTTTGGAGATCTTCCGCAATTTTATTTAATGTGACAGCAATACTTTTTAATTCATCATTGCTATTATCCTGGATGCGGATGGTCATATTTCCACTTGCCATTTCAAACAGCATTTGGTAAATACGTTTAATCCGGACCTGATTAAATTGGTCTGACATAATTATATTATTTGAAGTGATTTGCTGGAGGAAGAAAAGGAAAAACCTTTGCAAACCTATCTAAATAAATTATACGAAGCTAAAAGTATGGTGTGCAATTCGGGAATTGAATAGGTGTTTTTTAGTTAAAAGTGAGTGGTAAATCGTTTTTTAATTCCATAATCAAAGAGTAATTCTCGATGCGTTTTAAAGTTGGGGTATGGAGTAATTGTTATGTGGCTTTTACTTCTTTTCCAGAGATGGAAGGTTTATGAGTTTAGGAGGGATTATAATAAAAATGATAGTTGGAAGAGTAGGAGGAAGGAATAGAAAGATGCTAGGAGGTGTCATTTTTTGTTTTATGCCGATGTGGGATACATATCAGTTGGGTATCCAAATAAATAGTTCTTTTGATTATTTGTAATAAAAACTTTATATCTATATTTGTTCAAAACGGACAATCAATAGCGACAATCAACCCAATTTTGAGTGTATAGTCGCTACTTTATAGCGAGTATAAGCAAGTTATGGGCAAGTTGACCGGAACGCAATAAAATCACTATAAAAACCAAAACGTCTGAACCAATGGAATATCCAGAAATTTTTGTAAAAAAAGCAAAAGAATGTAAAAAAACAGAAACCTATATTGGAACAGGTAATCCAAATGGCAAAATTTTAATTGTTGGTAAAGAAACAGCAACAGACACTGAAAACAAAGCAAATGGAAACGAACTGTACGTAAGATTTCAAAATGAAATGCTTCAAGATTTCAAGGAGAATGCTATTAAATGGAATTTAAATATAGAAAATCTAGTTAATGTAGATTCTTTACCAAATTGGATTGGAGGAAAAAATTCTCCTTTGACTTCAAATCCATTGTTCCCTTTTAAAAGTTTACATCCTAAGGAATTGAGAGAAGGTCAAACTTGGAGTAAATATCAAAAGCTACACGATTTAATATTTTTAAACGATTTATCATTAATAAAAGAAAAACAGATTGATTTTCACAATAATTTCTTTTTGACAGAGATGAATAGTTCACCCGCAAAATTCACAAAAGATGCTGACAAGAGCGGAATTCCAAATAGAAAACAATTTTTCAAAGAAAGTGATTTTTTTCAAAATTTTCCTGTTGTCATATTAGCTTGTAGCAATTATATCAATGGTAATGAAATCGAAGAGATTTTCAATGTGAGTTTTGATAAACAATGTGGAGTTGAAAAGCAATTATTTTGGACACATTATAATTCTGATAAAACAAAATTGGTAATTCATACAAGACAATTAAGCACAAATGTTTCAGACAATTTGTTGATAGAAATTGCTAATGAAGTTCGCAATTTCTTAAAATAAAAATTAATTAAAACCGATTAAACAAATAAAACACATTATTATGGCAGTTTATAAATTAAAAGCAAAGGGAAGTTACGGGAACATGTCTAAAGGATATGAATTTCAAGTTATTTCTTCAACAATTCCGACTCCAAATGCAACTGACATCGAAAAAGAAATTGAACGATTAGGTTTTAATTCACAAGCAAAATCATATAAAAGTGCTGGGAATTTTGAAGTAACAAAACTGTAACTAAAAACACAACCTGCCCATAACAGCTAGGGATTCGTTGGGTGCGAAGCACCAACAATGAAGCACGTGTTGAACGGAACCGGTCACTGGCAGGAACTATGGAATTATCGCAAAATTAATTGAGGAATATTTAGAGGATTTAGTATCCTCTTTTTTTTTGGAGTATTTTTTCAGTTGGTTTTAATCTGTTTTACGTCACAATAGAACATAAGTTCCCTTACCCATAAAATTAACTTTCACAGGAAGTAGCACTTTGGCTACCGCCAAGATACCAAGCAGGCGGACCACGCTGGTCAAAAACCGCTATTCGGTGTAAATTCCCAGTTTTACAACACGGACATTTGGGTAAAAAGGGCTTTTTTTCTACTTTTTCCAATGTTTTAACCTTGAGTTTCTCCTGCAAAAGTTTCAACTTTTGGCGCTTCCAGCTGCTACTCAAAAAGCCATAATGACGGATTTTTACAAAACGTTTGGGCAAAACATGCAATGAAAACCGCCTGATAAATTCCCCGTGAGTGAGCGTCATTTGCTTCTTTGCTCCCGCTACCCGATAATCCTTGTAATCAAAAGTGACGTTTTGATTGTCGATATTTTTTATTCGATGGTTGCTAATGGCGATTTTATGGGTGTATCTTCCTAAATATTCTACCACAGTCTTTGGACTTCCAAAAGGCTTCTTTGCAAAAACTACCCAAGGTTTTCTCCATAATTCTTGACGTATTTGTTCGTATTTAATCGGCTCTTTTGCTTTGAGTTTTTCGCAATATTTCGCCTTAAAAACTTTTGATAAAGCTTTTACTGGAAACAAGAATTTACCATCCATTCTGCTATTTTGCCATTTCCCTTCTTTATTCACTCCTCCACCAGGAACAATACAATGCAAGTGCGGATGCAAACTCAATTGCTGTCCCCAAGTGTGCAAAACGGCTATCATTCCAGTCTGTATATCCTTGGTTTTACCAAATTGTCCTAGCGTTTCCCAAGTCGCTTCAAACAAAATGTCATAAACCATTTTGGGCTGATGAATTGCTAAAGAATTAATACTATCTGGCAAGGTAAAAACCACATGAAAATAAGGTACTGGCAAAAGCTCAGTGGCTCTTGCCTGAATCCAATCTTCTCGCTTGTTACCCTGACACTTTGGGCAATGCCGATTGCGGCAACTGTTGTAACTGATCCTGATTTTTCCGCAACCATCACAGGCATCAATATGGCCACCTAGTTCTGATGTTCTACAGCGTTTTAGGGCAGATAAAGTTCGGAGTTGCCAAGTGTTTAATCCTAAAGTTTCAATTCTTGTTCCAAGCTTTCTCAGCACATCGGCTACTTCAAACCTGGGCTGCATTGAGCAAAAAGAGTATCAAGCGGACTAAATTTTTGTTGGCTCTCTAATTGAGCAATCTGCAAATATTCTATGGTTGTTTCTATATTTTGATGTCCCAAAAGGTCTTTGAGCGTTATGATATCCATACCGTCTTCAAGCAAATGTGTGGCGTAGGAATGGCGTAGTGTGTGTACATGAACTTCTTTGATAATCCCAACGGCTTTGGCGACTTGTTTTACCGCCCATTGTACGCCGCGCTGGCTGTATCGATTGTCAAAATCGCCTCCAGATCGCTCTATCGGCTGACCATTAAAAAGATACTCTTTGGGTTTTTCGGCTTCAATATATTTCTTTAATCCTCGGATTAAATGAACCGAAAGGGGTACATAACGGTCTTTCTTTCCCTTGCCCTGTACCACTTTGAGTTGTTTTCTATCAAAATCTAAATCTTGTAAACGCACCGAACGTGCTTCCATACAACGAAGTCCACAGCCGTAAAGCAAACCGATAAGGACTTTGTGCTTGAGCAATTTAGCCCCTTGGAGCATCGCCCAAACTTCAGCTTTACTGAGTACTACAGGAAGTTTTTTCTCGTGTTTTATAGAAGGTAAACGTAAGTATTCATAAGCTAACCCCTCCGATTTTAGCAAAAATCGAAGACCGTAAACAGTGTGTTTAAAATAGGTTTGTGAAGGGGTTTTCGACTTTTTTTGTAGATAAAAAAGGTAGTCATGTATTTGCTCAGGGTCCAATTCGGTGGGAATCTTCCCAAAATACAAAGCAAGAGAAGCTACATGGAGCGAATAATTTCTAAAAGTACTTGGGCTTCGTCCTAAAACCGAAATGGTGCGCTCAAATCGATCTATTAGTTCCTCAAAACCCGGAACTTCTCGCCTGGCTTGGTTGAGAATATTGTTTTCTCTTAAGGCATCAGGATGCTTTTTTTTGTAGTCATAATAATAGATTTTAGTTATCTTTGAAAAGTACTACTTTTTCGGTTTCGCGCTACCGAAGGTTTAGTTCAACACTCGTTTGGCAATAGAGCAAACTTTAGTGGTAGCATCGTGTTTACGTTTATAATTTAATTTTGTAGTTTCCGAAAAATCTCGGTTTTAATTTTTGCTCCATCGCCAAGCGAGATAACGTTGTGTGTAATGCTAAAAAACTTTGTGGTAAATTCACTAAATCATTACATTATAATTCTTAACAATTTAGTTGAAAACTCATAAGTAATAGACTTTTTATCTTCTTATTTTTTAACTAAATTTGACAAAAATCATTTAATGAATTATATAGACCACATAAACACTATACTTAAGCCACAAATAACTGAAAAAGAAGTTGTACTTGACTTATTTGCAGGTTGTGGAGGTTTATCATTAGGTTTTGAAGCTGCTGGTTACAAAACTATAGGTTTTGAAATGGAAATTGCTGCCTCTGAAACTTATAAAAAAAATCTTGTGGGAGAATGTCATGCAATAAAACTTGACCTATCATTTGAATATCCTAAAGCTGACATTATAATAGGCGGACCACCTTGTCAACCATTTAGTGTTGGAGGAAATCAAAAAGGGATTGAAGATGCAAGAGATGGATTTCCGTTGTTTATTGACGCTGTTCAAAAATTGAAACCAAAAGTTTTCATGTTTGAAAATGTACGTGGGCTTTTATACTCTAATAAATGGTACTTTGAAATAGTTATAAAAGAACTTCAAAAGTTAGGTTACTTTATTGATTATAAACTATTAAATGCTGTTAACTTTGGCGTTCCACAAAATCGTGAAAGACTTTTTGTTATTGGACATCGAAGTAGGTTTGATTTTCCAAAACACAACCCAAACAAAGTTACTGTCGGTGAAGCTATTGGAGATACAATGCATACAACTCCACCTGAAAGTAAATTTTTCACGGCTTCAATGGATACTTATGTTGCAAAATATGAAAAAGCTTCTTCGTGTGTAAATCCAAGAGATTTATATCCTACTAAACCTGCAAGAACATTAACATGTAGAAATCTTGCTGGTGCAACTGGTGATATGCAACGTGTAAGACTTGAAGACGGAAGACGTAGAAGATTATTACATAACGAAGCTGCAAGGCTTCAAAGTTTTCCAGATTGGTTCGAGTTTGTCGGTAATGAAACTCAACGATTTAATCAAATTGGTAATGCAGTTCCTCCGCTTTTGGCTTATCAAATAGCATTAGCTTTAAAGGAATGTTACCAAAGGGAAGATCAATTTTCACCAGAAGAAATTTTAGAAAAAAAAATACAAGCTAACAATATGCTTACTCTATTTTAAATATGAAAAACTACATCACCAAAAGCAAGAAATCTAGATCGGTTAAAAAAATTATTGACGAAGCTCTTGATATTTTAGAAAGTGTTGGAATTCCTCTAAATACGAAAACTGAAAGAGGGATGGAAAAAATGGCAGTTTGCTTTTTAGCTGTTGCAGGTGTAAAAAAAGATTGGAGTAAAGCGATAGAAAATGCTAATCTTAAATCACGTGACATTATAAATATTGTCAATGAGAACTTTGAAGAAAACATCTCTCCAGGTTCTTATGACGACATTAGAAGAAAAGATTTAAAACTTCTTGTTTTAGCTGATATTATCATTAATAGTGGTGTAAATAAAGGTTCAGCAACAAATGATCCAACTAGAGGCTATGCTTTACATCCTGACTTCAAAAATCTAATTACAACATATAAAACAACTGATTGGAAAAACTCCTTAAAAATTTTTAATGAAAATAAACCTAGTTTAGCAGAAATACTTTCAAGAAAAAGAAATCTTGAGCAAATTCCTGTAAAACTTCCTGACGGTAAGCCTCTTGAACTATCACTTGGAGAACATAATGTTTTACAAAAAGAGATTATTGAGCAATTTTTACCACGTTTTGGTAGCGATTGTTCCGTTCTTTATATTGGTGATACTTCTAATAAATCTTTACACATGGAAATAGAAGAATTGAAGAAACTTAATTTCTTCGAACTATCGCATGATGAACTTCCAGATATCATTGCATATAGCAAGAAAAATAATTGGCTTTATCTTATTGAAGCTGTTCACAGTTCTGGACCAATGAGCGAAATTCGGGTTCACCAATTGAAAAAACTTTTAAAAGACTCTAAAGCGGAATTAATTTTTGTAACGGCTTTTCTTGACAGAGCTCAATTTAGAAAATGGGTAATGGATGTTGCTTGGGAAACCGAAGTTTGGATTGCTGACAATCCAGATCATATGATTCATTTTAATGGACATAAATTTTTAGGAGCATATTAATCAAACAGAAGCACTACACACAACAGCTAGGGATTCGTTGGGTGCGAAGCACCAACAATGAAGCACGTGTTGAACGGAACCGGTCACTGGCAGGAACTATGGAATTATCGCAAAATTAATTGAGGAATATTTAGAGGATTTAGTATCCTCTTTTTTTTTGGAGTAGTTTTTCAGTTGGTTTTAATCTGTTTTACGTCACAATAGAACATAAGTTCCCTTACCCATAAAATTAACTTTCACAGGAAGTAGCACTTTGGCTACCGCCAAGATACCAAGCAGGCGGACCACGCTGGTCAAAAACCGCTATTCGGTGTAAATTCCCAGTTTTACAACACGGACATTTGGGTAAAAAGGGCTTTTTTTCTACTTTTTCCAATGTTTTAACCTTGAGTTTCTCCTGCAAAAGTTTCAACTTTTGGCGCTTCCAGCTGCTACTCAAAAAGCCATAATGACGGATTTTTACAAAACGTTTGGGCAAAACATGCAATGAAAACCGCCTGATAAATTCCCCGTGAGTGAGCGTCATTTGCTTCTTTGCTCCCGCTACCCGATAATCCTTGTAATCAAAAGTGACGTTTTGATTGTCGATATTTTTTATTCGATGGTTGCTAATGGCGATTTTATGGGTGTATCTTCCTAAATATTCTACCACAGTCTTTGGACTTCCAAAAGGCTTCTTTGCAAAAACTACCCAAGGTTTTCTCCATAATTCTTGACGTATTTGTTCGTATTTAATCGGCTCTTTTGCTTTGAGTTTTTCGCAATA carries:
- a CDS encoding DNA cytosine methyltransferase; translation: MNYIDHINTILKPQITEKEVVLDLFAGCGGLSLGFEAAGYKTIGFEMEIAASETYKKNLVGECHAIKLDLSFEYPKADIIIGGPPCQPFSVGGNQKGIEDARDGFPLFIDAVQKLKPKVFMFENVRGLLYSNKWYFEIVIKELQKLGYFIDYKLLNAVNFGVPQNRERLFVIGHRSRFDFPKHNPNKVTVGEAIGDTMHTTPPESKFFTASMDTYVAKYEKASSCVNPRDLYPTKPARTLTCRNLAGATGDMQRVRLEDGRRRRLLHNEAARLQSFPDWFEFVGNETQRFNQIGNAVPPLLAYQIALALKECYQREDQFSPEEILEKKIQANNMLTLF
- a CDS encoding BsuBI/PstI family type II restriction endonuclease, with protein sequence MKNYITKSKKSRSVKKIIDEALDILESVGIPLNTKTERGMEKMAVCFLAVAGVKKDWSKAIENANLKSRDIINIVNENFEENISPGSYDDIRRKDLKLLVLADIIINSGVNKGSATNDPTRGYALHPDFKNLITTYKTTDWKNSLKIFNENKPSLAEILSRKRNLEQIPVKLPDGKPLELSLGEHNVLQKEIIEQFLPRFGSDCSVLYIGDTSNKSLHMEIEELKKLNFFELSHDELPDIIAYSKKNNWLYLIEAVHSSGPMSEIRVHQLKKLLKDSKAELIFVTAFLDRAQFRKWVMDVAWETEVWIADNPDHMIHFNGHKFLGAY
- a CDS encoding IS91 family transposase is translated as MQPRFEVADVLRKLGTRIETLGLNTWQLRTLSALKRCRTSELGGHIDACDGCGKIRISYNSCRNRHCPKCQGNKREDWIQARATELLPVPYFHVVFTLPDSINSLAIHQPKMVYDILFEATWETLGQFGKTKDIQTGMIAVLHTWGQQLSLHPHLHCIVPGGGVNKEGKWQNSRMDGKFLFPVKALSKVFKAKYCEKLKAKEPIKYEQIRQELWRKPWVVFAKKPFGSPKTVVEYLGRYTHKIAISNHRIKNIDNQNVTFDYKDYRVAGAKKQMTLTHGEFIRRFSLHVLPKRFVKIRHYGFLSSSWKRQKLKLLQEKLKVKTLEKVEKKPFLPKCPCCKTGNLHRIAVFDQRGPPAWYLGGSQSATSCES
- a CDS encoding tyrosine-type recombinase/integrase, with protein sequence MLKSEGLAYEYLRLPSIKHEKKLPVVLSKAEVWAMLQGAKLLKHKVLIGLLYGCGLRCMEARSVRLQDLDFDRKQLKVVQGKGKKDRYVPLSVHLIRGLKKYIEAEKPKEYLFNGQPIERSGGDFDNRYSQRGVQWAVKQVAKAVGIIKEVHVHTLRHSYATHLLEDGMDIITLKDLLGHQNIETTIEYLQIAQLESQQKFSPLDTLFAQCSPGLK